One region of Streptomyces sp. CG4 genomic DNA includes:
- a CDS encoding GH92 family glycosyl hydrolase → MRGTRRTRLCLAGVMAASALIATPAAPAAERTDGHLTDLVNPFIGSQNEGNTFPGAAVPFGMVQLSPDTGHMTGYDYTQNRIRGFSLVHLSGVGCRLGGDLPVLPTTGDVTQTDYTKYAAGFSHRDETASPGYYRVGLSSGIRAELTATERTGVQRYTFPATDKANVLLNAAQSLHKTASSSVEVLDDRTVRTAITGHGFCRDTGPYTVYTITRFSRPFTAYGTWNGRSVTSGVRSGPGGAYVRFDTTKDRTVEATTAMSYVDARGAAGNLRAEGGRSFDAVRARARAAWEQRLADVQVRGGTSTLRRTFYSSLYRSFLAPNIGSDTDGRYLGWDRRIHHANGFTYYQNWSLWDTYRTQAQLLALLAPREARDMARSVVAIDENGGWLPKWGYGPVETNVMSGDPVTPFLTTAYQMGLLKGFEERAYRALKKNADGVPPAGNPGIGREANTEYLAHGYAPFVQDRPYAKMGDSDYHHGASVTLEYALADAMLAQMARGLGHQADAARYAARAQNYRNIFDPSTGFFRARDASGDFTGSADPAQGTGFHEGTAWQYQWLVPQDVQGMVRLIGGERAANDRLDSFFAYDKLLADPAKTAREAWVHGNAYAYYNADKYNPMNEPDLIAPYTYLATGQPWKTTDVVHAALTLFTDGPTGMTGNDDLGTMSAWNVLSSIGLFPIQPGYDTWGLSTPVFDRVDVALDRRYWPSGGLTIAAPGTSATHRYIQSVRTDGNPHGRTYLTTGALRSLRSLAFTVGSRPSEWGTSPKAAQPVLK, encoded by the coding sequence ATGAGAGGGACCCGGCGCACGCGGCTGTGCCTTGCCGGGGTGATGGCAGCGTCCGCGCTGATCGCCACCCCCGCCGCTCCGGCCGCCGAGCGGACCGACGGCCACCTCACCGACCTGGTCAACCCGTTCATCGGGAGCCAGAACGAGGGCAACACCTTCCCCGGCGCGGCCGTGCCCTTCGGCATGGTGCAGCTCTCCCCGGACACCGGGCACATGACCGGCTACGACTACACGCAGAACCGGATCCGTGGTTTCTCCCTGGTCCACCTCTCGGGCGTCGGCTGCCGCCTCGGCGGCGACCTGCCCGTGCTGCCCACCACCGGCGATGTCACACAGACGGACTACACCAAGTACGCGGCCGGATTCTCGCACCGGGACGAGACGGCGAGCCCCGGCTACTACCGGGTCGGCCTCTCCTCCGGCATCCGTGCCGAGCTGACCGCGACCGAGCGCACCGGCGTGCAGCGCTACACCTTCCCGGCCACCGACAAGGCCAACGTCCTGCTGAACGCGGCCCAGTCGCTGCACAAGACGGCCTCCAGCTCGGTGGAGGTCCTGGACGACCGCACCGTGCGCACCGCGATCACCGGACACGGCTTCTGCCGGGACACCGGCCCCTACACCGTCTACACGATCACCCGTTTCAGCCGGCCCTTCACGGCGTACGGCACCTGGAACGGCCGGTCCGTCACCTCGGGCGTCCGCAGCGGACCCGGCGGCGCCTACGTCCGCTTCGACACCACCAAGGACCGTACGGTCGAGGCGACCACCGCGATGTCGTACGTCGACGCGCGCGGCGCGGCCGGGAACCTGCGCGCCGAGGGCGGCCGGAGCTTCGACGCCGTACGCGCGCGGGCCCGCGCGGCGTGGGAGCAGCGGCTCGCCGACGTCCAGGTGCGCGGCGGCACCAGCACCCTGCGCCGGACCTTCTACTCCTCGCTGTACCGGTCGTTCCTCGCGCCGAACATCGGGAGCGACACCGACGGCCGCTACCTCGGCTGGGACCGCCGGATCCACCACGCCAACGGGTTCACGTACTACCAGAACTGGTCGCTCTGGGACACCTACCGCACCCAGGCCCAGCTCCTCGCGCTGCTCGCGCCGCGCGAGGCACGGGACATGGCCCGGTCGGTCGTCGCGATCGACGAGAACGGCGGCTGGCTGCCCAAGTGGGGCTACGGCCCGGTCGAGACGAACGTCATGAGCGGCGACCCGGTCACCCCGTTCCTGACGACGGCCTATCAGATGGGCCTGCTCAAGGGCTTCGAGGAGCGGGCCTACCGGGCGCTGAAGAAGAACGCCGACGGCGTCCCGCCCGCCGGCAACCCGGGCATCGGCCGGGAGGCCAACACCGAGTACCTCGCGCACGGCTACGCCCCCTTCGTCCAGGACCGGCCGTACGCCAAGATGGGCGACTCCGACTACCACCACGGCGCCTCCGTCACGCTGGAGTACGCGCTCGCCGACGCCATGCTGGCCCAGATGGCCCGCGGTCTCGGCCACCAGGCCGACGCCGCCCGCTACGCCGCCCGGGCGCAGAACTACCGGAACATCTTCGACCCGAGCACCGGCTTCTTCCGCGCCCGCGACGCCTCCGGCGACTTCACCGGCTCGGCCGACCCGGCCCAGGGCACCGGCTTCCACGAGGGCACGGCCTGGCAGTACCAGTGGCTCGTACCGCAGGACGTGCAGGGCATGGTGCGGCTCATCGGCGGCGAACGCGCGGCCAACGACCGGCTGGACTCCTTCTTCGCCTACGACAAGCTGCTCGCCGACCCCGCGAAGACCGCCCGTGAGGCGTGGGTGCACGGCAACGCGTACGCGTACTACAACGCCGACAAGTACAACCCGATGAACGAGCCCGACCTCATCGCGCCGTACACCTACCTCGCCACCGGGCAGCCGTGGAAGACCACCGACGTGGTGCACGCCGCCCTCACCCTGTTCACCGACGGGCCCACCGGCATGACCGGCAACGACGACCTGGGCACGATGTCCGCCTGGAACGTGCTGTCGTCCATCGGGCTCTTCCCGATCCAGCCGGGCTACGACACCTGGGGCCTGTCCACGCCCGTCTTCGACCGCGTCGACGTCGCCCTGGACCGCCGGTACTGGCCGAGCGGCGGGCTGACCATCGCCGCGCCCGGCACCTCGGCCACCCACCGCTACATCCAGTCCGTGCGCACCGACGGAAACCCGCACGGGCGGACGTATCTGACGACGGGTGCGCTGCGCAGCCTGCGTTCGCTGGCGTTCACGGTCGGCTCGCGCCCGTCTGAGTGGGGTACGTCACCCAAGGCGGCGCAGCCGGTTCTGAAGTGA
- the glgC gene encoding glucose-1-phosphate adenylyltransferase encodes MRRGGPSVLGIVLAGGEGKRLMPLTADRAKPAVTFGGTYRLVDFVLSNLVNADILRICVLTQYKSHSLDRHITTTWRMSSLLGNYVTPVPAQQRLGPRWYLGSADALLQSLNLVHDEQPEYVAVFGADHVYRMDPRQMLRQHTEGGAGVTVAGIRVPRAESSSFGVITPGPDGHSVERFLEKPADPPGLPDDPETVFASMGNYLFTTKVLVEALHRDAEDEQSVHDMGGSILPRLTARGEAQLYDFGDNHVPGETSRDQGYWRDVGTLDAYYEAHMDLIAERPAFNLYNRQWPIYTHSNQLSPARFNAGGIAGESIISAGCLIRGQVTRSVLSPGVRVDPGAVVQGSVLHDNVRIGRGAVVRGAVLDKNVEVPPGATIGVNPERDADLYTVSKGGVIALGKGQRVP; translated from the coding sequence ATGCGTCGTGGAGGACCTTCGGTGCTGGGGATCGTACTGGCGGGCGGCGAGGGCAAACGCCTGATGCCGCTCACCGCGGACCGCGCCAAACCAGCCGTCACCTTCGGCGGCACCTACCGCCTCGTCGACTTCGTCCTGTCCAACCTCGTCAACGCCGACATCCTGCGGATCTGCGTACTGACCCAGTACAAGTCGCACTCGCTGGACCGGCACATCACCACCACCTGGCGGATGTCCAGCCTGCTCGGCAACTACGTCACACCGGTCCCGGCCCAGCAGCGCCTCGGCCCGCGCTGGTACCTGGGCAGCGCCGACGCGCTCCTGCAGTCCCTGAATCTGGTCCACGACGAACAGCCCGAGTACGTCGCCGTGTTCGGGGCCGACCACGTCTACCGCATGGACCCGCGGCAGATGCTCCGGCAGCACACCGAGGGCGGCGCCGGCGTCACGGTGGCCGGCATCCGGGTGCCGCGCGCGGAGTCCTCGTCCTTCGGGGTGATCACCCCGGGCCCCGACGGCCACAGCGTCGAACGCTTCCTGGAGAAGCCCGCCGACCCGCCGGGCCTGCCGGACGACCCGGAGACCGTGTTCGCCTCGATGGGCAACTACCTCTTCACCACCAAGGTCCTCGTCGAGGCGCTGCACCGGGACGCCGAGGACGAGCAGTCGGTGCACGACATGGGCGGCTCGATCCTGCCCCGGCTCACCGCGCGCGGCGAGGCCCAGCTGTACGACTTCGGCGACAACCACGTGCCCGGCGAGACCAGCCGTGACCAGGGCTACTGGCGGGACGTGGGCACCCTCGACGCCTACTACGAGGCGCACATGGACCTCATCGCCGAGCGCCCCGCGTTCAACCTCTACAACCGTCAGTGGCCCATCTACACCCACTCGAACCAGCTCTCCCCGGCCCGCTTCAACGCGGGCGGCATCGCCGGCGAGTCCATCATCAGCGCGGGCTGCCTGATCCGCGGTCAGGTCACCCGGTCGGTCCTCTCCCCGGGCGTACGGGTCGACCCGGGCGCGGTGGTCCAGGGCTCGGTGCTCCACGACAACGTGCGCATCGGCCGGGGCGCGGTGGTCCGCGGCGCCGTCCTGGACAAGAACGTGGAGGTCCCGCCCGGTGCGACCATCGGCGTCAACCCGGAGCGGGACGCCGACCTGTACACGGTCTCCAAGGGCGGGGTGATCGCCCTGGGGAAGGGGCAGCGGGTGCCCTGA
- the glgA gene encoding glycogen synthase — protein MRVGLLTREYPPDVYGGAGVHVEFLARELSALVDLEVHCWGEGRGVGVVRHRPWSVLDGANDALRTFSVDLAVAAALEGRELVHSHTWYANLAGHLAKLQYGIPHVVTAHSLEPLRPWKAEQLGGGYALSSWAERTAIETADAVIAVSGAMREDILACYPALDPDAVHIVHNGIDTRLYRPDHGTDALTRHGIDPDRPYVLFVGRITRQKGVPHLLRAVRDIDPGAQVVLCAGAPDTAEIDREFRDLFEELSRARAGVFWIPQMLPRPEVVQLLTRAAVFVCPSVYEPLGIVNLEAMACGTPVVASRVGGIPEVVDDGRTGLLVDTGDGFEAGLARALDAVLGDPVAARRMGRAGRERAAREFGWDTVARRTTALYEEIRKQA, from the coding sequence GTGCGAGTGGGACTGCTGACCCGGGAGTACCCCCCGGACGTGTACGGCGGCGCCGGTGTCCATGTCGAGTTCCTCGCCCGGGAGCTGTCCGCCCTGGTGGACCTGGAGGTGCACTGCTGGGGCGAGGGCCGCGGCGTCGGCGTCGTACGCCACCGCCCCTGGTCCGTGCTCGACGGCGCCAACGACGCGCTGCGCACCTTCTCCGTGGACCTGGCCGTCGCCGCCGCCCTCGAAGGCCGCGAACTCGTCCACTCCCACACCTGGTACGCCAACCTCGCCGGCCACCTCGCCAAGCTGCAGTACGGCATCCCGCACGTGGTCACCGCCCACTCGCTGGAGCCGCTGCGCCCCTGGAAGGCCGAGCAACTGGGCGGCGGATACGCGCTGTCCAGCTGGGCCGAACGCACCGCGATCGAGACCGCCGACGCGGTGATCGCCGTGTCCGGCGCCATGCGGGAGGACATTCTCGCCTGCTACCCGGCGCTCGACCCGGACGCCGTACACATCGTGCACAACGGCATCGACACCCGCCTCTACCGGCCCGACCACGGCACCGACGCCCTCACCCGGCACGGCATCGACCCCGATCGCCCCTACGTCCTGTTCGTCGGCCGGATCACCCGCCAGAAGGGCGTGCCCCATCTGCTGCGCGCGGTACGGGACATCGACCCCGGCGCCCAGGTCGTGCTGTGCGCGGGCGCGCCCGACACCGCCGAGATCGACCGGGAGTTCCGGGACCTGTTCGAGGAGCTGAGCCGGGCCCGCGCGGGCGTGTTCTGGATCCCGCAGATGCTGCCGCGCCCCGAGGTCGTCCAACTCCTCACGCGCGCCGCCGTGTTCGTCTGCCCCTCGGTGTACGAGCCCCTCGGCATCGTCAACCTGGAGGCGATGGCCTGCGGCACGCCCGTGGTCGCCTCCCGGGTCGGCGGCATCCCCGAGGTGGTGGACGACGGCAGGACGGGCCTCCTCGTCGACACGGGCGACGGCTTCGAAGCGGGCCTCGCCCGGGCCCTGGACGCCGTCCTCGGCGATCCGGTGGCGGCGCGGCGGATGGGGCGGGCCGGACGGGAGCGCGCGGCACGGGAGTTCGGCTGGGACACGGTGGCCCGGCGCACGACCGCGCTGTACGAGGAGATCCGCAAACAGGCTTAG
- a CDS encoding (2Fe-2S)-binding protein has product MDLDPALAALRPLGGFFALRTHPTWAGSAGGPDPGRLPTLAETYERVTPDALTTRVAVVADRLRTSEPRVAASIAQQGLAARLWSTALGCAVLYGALPDLDPRLLRWDPRATAPDDLYLTELRPLPGDAATLADTVLHGHLRPLGETLSARFGCAPGLLWGNAGSALAGAARELDRWARAHGRADAAVRAGALTDELLAHPLLSTTGTRAGTAFRRRSCCLYYRVPGGGVCGDCCFIRPPRSSPDAASG; this is encoded by the coding sequence GTGGACCTCGACCCCGCTCTCGCCGCCCTCCGCCCGCTCGGCGGCTTCTTCGCCTTGCGCACACACCCGACTTGGGCCGGATCCGCCGGCGGACCGGACCCCGGCCGACTGCCGACACTCGCCGAGACCTACGAACGGGTGACACCGGACGCCCTGACGACACGGGTTGCCGTGGTCGCGGACCGGCTGCGCACCTCCGAGCCGCGCGTCGCCGCGTCCATCGCCCAGCAGGGCCTCGCCGCCCGGCTGTGGTCGACGGCCCTCGGCTGCGCCGTCCTGTACGGCGCACTGCCCGACCTCGACCCGCGCCTGCTGCGCTGGGACCCCCGCGCCACCGCCCCCGACGACCTGTACCTGACCGAACTGCGCCCGCTGCCCGGCGACGCAGCCACCCTCGCCGACACCGTGCTGCACGGACACTTGCGTCCCCTAGGGGAGACCCTGAGCGCCCGCTTCGGGTGCGCACCCGGACTGCTGTGGGGCAACGCGGGCTCCGCGCTCGCCGGCGCGGCCCGGGAACTGGACCGCTGGGCGCGCGCCCACGGCCGCGCCGACGCCGCGGTCCGGGCAGGCGCCCTGACGGACGAACTCCTCGCCCACCCCCTGCTCAGCACCACCGGCACCCGCGCCGGCACCGCCTTCCGCCGCCGCAGCTGCTGCCTGTACTACCGCGTCCCCGGCGGCGGAGTCTGCGGCGACTGCTGCTTCATCCGCCCGCCGCGCTCTTCCCCGGACGCCGCATCTGGGTGA
- a CDS encoding DMT family transporter — protein sequence MSALALSVLLSFVSALAYAAGAIVQEQVAVSCPDSAYLPLRRPSWWGALALNGLGGVLHVVALAYGPLSLVQPLGALTIVFALPMAALFVGRGAGAKAWRGAVMATVGLAGLLSLVGTSDAHSLDAAQRVAVALVTGGAVVALMSAGLAAHRHPAVRSVLLATASGIAFGMSSVFTKTVAEDWTHGIDLGDLPSLAAIGLFAVGGVALSQAAYRGGGLAAPLATLTVVNPVLAAAVGILMFGETFRYGGTGTAFALCCGVVAAGGLIMLTTERVAHTESPSLPDTGAPGTVPAAGNAEALLGVPHQRGAAQDEAEGAEQGVLPEADGVPEEPVLDAAVPRDLPAPAPGGTGEGADDGRPPADPVLPAWYSALPASAPVPLPVVVRRRTRVRS from the coding sequence ATGAGTGCCCTCGCGTTGTCCGTGCTCCTGTCGTTCGTGTCCGCCCTGGCCTACGCGGCCGGCGCGATCGTGCAGGAGCAGGTGGCGGTGTCCTGCCCGGACAGCGCGTACTTGCCGCTGCGCCGCCCGAGCTGGTGGGGGGCGCTGGCGCTCAACGGGCTCGGCGGTGTGCTGCATGTGGTGGCGCTGGCCTACGGCCCGCTGAGCCTGGTCCAGCCGCTCGGCGCCCTCACCATCGTCTTCGCGCTGCCCATGGCGGCGCTGTTCGTCGGCCGCGGGGCCGGGGCCAAAGCCTGGCGCGGTGCGGTCATGGCCACCGTGGGTCTCGCCGGTCTGCTGTCCCTGGTCGGCACCTCCGACGCCCACTCCCTCGACGCGGCCCAGCGGGTCGCGGTCGCGCTGGTCACCGGGGGCGCGGTCGTGGCGCTGATGTCCGCGGGGCTGGCCGCGCACCGGCACCCGGCGGTGCGCAGCGTGCTGCTCGCCACGGCCTCCGGCATCGCGTTCGGCATGTCGTCGGTGTTCACCAAGACCGTCGCCGAGGACTGGACCCACGGCATCGACCTGGGCGACCTGCCCTCGCTCGCGGCCATCGGCCTGTTCGCGGTCGGCGGCGTCGCGCTGTCCCAGGCCGCCTACCGGGGCGGCGGGCTCGCCGCCCCGCTGGCCACACTCACCGTGGTTAATCCGGTACTGGCGGCGGCGGTCGGCATCCTGATGTTCGGCGAGACGTTCCGCTACGGCGGTACGGGCACCGCGTTCGCCCTGTGCTGCGGGGTGGTGGCGGCGGGCGGCCTGATCATGCTGACGACCGAGCGCGTCGCGCACACCGAGTCGCCTTCCCTCCCGGATACCGGCGCGCCCGGCACCGTACCGGCCGCCGGCAACGCGGAAGCCCTCCTGGGGGTGCCGCACCAGCGAGGAGCGGCGCAGGACGAGGCGGAGGGGGCCGAGCAGGGCGTGCTGCCCGAGGCCGACGGCGTGCCCGAGGAGCCCGTGCTCGACGCGGCCGTGCCGCGGGACCTGCCGGCACCGGCGCCGGGCGGCACCGGGGAGGGCGCCGACGACGGCCGGCCGCCGGCCGACCCGGTGCTCCCCGCGTGGTACAGCGCGCTGCCCGCGAGTGCCCCGGTGCCGCTGCCGGTGGTGGTCCGCCGCCGTACGCGGGTCAGATCCTGA
- a CDS encoding transglycosylase family protein, with protein MAVRGRHRRYQPNRINRASLTVTAGGAGLAIPLVAAGTADAAEAATWNKVAACESSGNWSINTGNGYYGGLQFTQSTWEAYGGTRYAPRADLATRDQQIAVAEQVLGGQGPGAWPVCSVRAGLTRGEADPGRHTESVHPDSAATRPVTAEKKSSVRDVRPQTTPQSRAGLTEMYTVVHGDTLSGIAEDHHVRGGWRGLYAGNRATIGADPDLILPGQRLSLRGAAPADTKSPKRKAPSEHRTAPQRTRSTGRTLIAPVDAPIGTGYRVAGAHWSKGYHTGVDFLVPTGTSVQAAEAGNVVAAGWGDAYGYQVVIRHADGRYTQYAHLSAISVRIGQSVTTGQRIGRSGATGNVTGPHLHFEVRTGPDFGSDIDPLAYLRAGGVRI; from the coding sequence ATGGCCGTACGCGGTCGGCACCGCCGGTACCAGCCGAACAGGATCAACCGCGCCTCACTCACCGTCACGGCGGGCGGCGCCGGACTCGCGATCCCCCTGGTCGCCGCCGGCACGGCCGACGCGGCCGAGGCCGCCACCTGGAACAAGGTCGCCGCCTGCGAGTCCAGCGGCAACTGGAGCATCAACACCGGCAACGGCTACTACGGCGGGCTGCAGTTCACCCAGTCCACCTGGGAGGCGTACGGCGGCACCCGGTACGCGCCGCGCGCCGACCTCGCCACCCGGGACCAGCAGATCGCCGTCGCCGAGCAGGTCCTCGGCGGGCAGGGGCCGGGCGCCTGGCCGGTGTGCTCGGTGCGGGCCGGGCTCACTCGCGGGGAAGCCGACCCCGGCCGGCACACCGAGAGCGTGCACCCGGACAGCGCCGCGACCCGGCCCGTGACCGCCGAGAAGAAGAGCTCCGTACGGGACGTACGGCCGCAGACCACCCCGCAGTCCCGCGCGGGCCTGACGGAGATGTACACCGTGGTGCACGGCGACACACTCTCCGGCATCGCCGAGGACCACCATGTGCGCGGCGGCTGGCGTGGTCTCTACGCCGGCAACCGCGCGACCATCGGCGCCGATCCCGACCTGATCCTGCCGGGCCAGCGGCTCAGCCTGCGCGGCGCGGCCCCGGCCGACACCAAGTCCCCGAAGCGGAAAGCCCCTTCGGAGCACAGGACCGCCCCACAGCGGACCAGGAGCACCGGCCGCACACTCATCGCACCGGTCGACGCGCCCATCGGCACCGGCTACCGCGTCGCGGGCGCGCACTGGTCGAAGGGCTACCACACCGGCGTCGACTTCCTCGTGCCCACCGGCACCTCCGTGCAGGCCGCCGAGGCCGGGAACGTGGTGGCCGCGGGCTGGGGCGACGCGTACGGCTACCAGGTGGTCATCCGGCACGCCGACGGCCGCTACACCCAGTACGCCCACCTGTCGGCCATCTCGGTGCGGATCGGGCAGAGCGTCACCACGGGCCAGCGCATCGGCCGTTCCGGAGCCACCGGAAACGTCACCGGCCCGCACCTGCACTTCGAGGTGCGGACCGGGCCGGACTTCGGGTCGGACATCGACCCGCTCGCCTATCTGCGGGCCGGCGGCGTCAGGATCTGA
- the gndA gene encoding NADP-dependent phosphogluconate dehydrogenase, translated as MSTSAQIGVTGLAVMGRNLARNFARNGYTVAVHNRTASRTKALVEEFGGEGDFVKAETAEEFVAALERPRRLVIMVKAGDPTDAVIQEFAPLLEPGDMIIDGGNAHFADTRRRERALREQGIHFVGMGVSGGEEGALHGPSIMPGGPKESYDSLGPMLEKISAKAQDGAPCVTHVGPDGAGHFVKMVHNGIEYADMQLIGEAYQLLRDVAGYSPAEIAEIFRTWNRGRLDSYLIEITAEVLSHVDAATGKPFVDVVVDQAEQKGTGRWTVQIALDLGVPVSGIAEAVFARSLSGHAGLREASQGLAGPKAVPLGRAEAAAFADRVEQALYASKIVSYTQGFHEIAAGSEEYGWDIDLGAVSSIWRGGCIIRAAFLDRIRAAYDARADLPSLLSDETFAREIAGAQDDWREVLIAATRQGVPTPGFAAALAYYDALRAERLPAALTQGQRDFFGAHTYRRVDREGSFHTLWGGDRSEVSA; from the coding sequence ATGAGCACTTCAGCGCAGATCGGTGTCACGGGCCTCGCGGTCATGGGCCGCAATCTCGCCCGGAACTTCGCCCGCAACGGCTACACGGTCGCCGTGCACAACCGTACGGCCTCACGCACCAAGGCGCTGGTGGAGGAGTTCGGCGGCGAGGGCGACTTCGTCAAGGCCGAGACCGCCGAGGAGTTCGTGGCGGCGCTCGAGCGCCCGCGCCGGCTGGTGATCATGGTGAAGGCCGGTGACCCGACGGACGCGGTGATCCAGGAGTTCGCGCCGCTGCTGGAGCCCGGCGACATGATCATCGACGGCGGCAACGCGCACTTCGCGGACACCCGGCGCAGGGAGAGGGCGCTGCGCGAGCAGGGCATCCACTTCGTCGGCATGGGCGTCTCGGGCGGCGAGGAGGGCGCGCTGCACGGGCCGAGCATCATGCCGGGCGGCCCGAAGGAGTCGTACGACTCGCTGGGCCCGATGCTGGAGAAGATCTCCGCGAAGGCGCAGGACGGCGCGCCCTGTGTGACCCATGTGGGCCCCGACGGCGCCGGGCACTTCGTGAAGATGGTCCACAACGGCATCGAGTACGCCGACATGCAGCTGATCGGCGAGGCGTACCAGCTGCTGCGCGATGTCGCCGGGTACTCCCCCGCCGAGATCGCGGAGATCTTCCGTACCTGGAACCGGGGCCGCCTCGACTCCTACCTGATCGAGATCACCGCCGAGGTCCTGTCCCACGTGGACGCGGCCACCGGCAAGCCGTTCGTGGACGTCGTCGTGGACCAGGCCGAGCAGAAGGGCACGGGCCGCTGGACGGTCCAGATCGCCCTCGACCTGGGCGTTCCGGTGTCCGGCATCGCCGAGGCGGTCTTCGCGCGCTCGCTGTCCGGGCACGCGGGGCTCCGCGAGGCCTCGCAGGGGCTGGCGGGGCCGAAGGCGGTGCCGCTGGGCAGGGCGGAGGCGGCGGCCTTCGCCGACCGGGTCGAGCAGGCGCTGTACGCGTCCAAGATCGTGTCGTACACGCAGGGCTTCCACGAGATCGCCGCGGGCAGCGAGGAGTACGGCTGGGACATCGACCTCGGTGCGGTGTCCTCGATCTGGCGGGGCGGCTGCATCATCCGGGCCGCGTTCCTGGACCGCATCCGCGCCGCGTACGACGCCCGCGCCGATCTGCCCAGCCTGCTGTCGGACGAGACGTTCGCCCGCGAGATCGCCGGCGCTCAGGACGACTGGCGCGAGGTGCTGATCGCCGCCACCCGGCAGGGGGTGCCGACCCCCGGCTTCGCCGCGGCGCTGGCGTACTACGACGCGTTGCGGGCCGAGCGGTTGCCTGCGGCGCTTACGCAGGGGCAGCGGGACTTCTTCGGGGCGCACACGTATCGCAGGGTGGACCGGGAGGGTTCGTTCCACACGTTGTGGGGTGGGGACCGGTCGGAGGTCTCCGCGTAG
- the panD gene encoding aspartate 1-decarboxylase has translation MLRTMFKSKIHRATVTQADLHYVGSVTIDADLLDAADLLPGELVHIVDITNGARLETYVIEGERGSGVIGINGAAAHLVQPGDLVIIISYAQVTDAEARELKPRVVHVDAGNRIVSLGADASEPVPGSDQRRSPQSVPA, from the coding sequence GTGCTGCGCACCATGTTCAAGTCCAAGATCCACCGTGCCACCGTCACCCAGGCCGACCTGCACTATGTGGGATCGGTGACCATCGACGCCGATCTGCTCGACGCCGCCGATCTGCTGCCGGGCGAGCTGGTGCACATCGTCGACATCACCAACGGCGCCCGCCTGGAGACCTACGTCATCGAGGGCGAGCGCGGGTCCGGGGTGATCGGGATCAACGGGGCGGCCGCCCATCTCGTCCAGCCCGGCGACCTGGTGATCATCATCAGCTACGCTCAGGTCACCGACGCCGAGGCCCGCGAGCTGAAGCCGCGGGTCGTGCACGTGGACGCGGGCAACCGCATCGTGTCCCTCGGTGCGGACGCCTCCGAGCCCGTGCCGGGCTCGGACCAGCGGCGCAGCCCGCAGTCGGTCCCGGCCTGA
- a CDS encoding aldehyde dehydrogenase family protein, whose translation MTSRSAPWSRRLTSTGPTVLVDVPEGAEVAREEIFGPVITVETFADEEEAVRRANDVPLGLSASVWTENARRSHDIAARLDFGTVRVNSHLVRAGEVPWGGFKGSGYGRDLSIYALDDHSRTKHVMHNHGR comes from the coding sequence TTGACGTCGAGGTCGGCCCCCTGGTCTCGAAGGCTCACTTCGACCGGGCCGACCGTCCTGGTCGACGTACCCGAAGGAGCCGAAGTCGCCCGCGAGGAGATCTTCGGCCCCGTGATCACGGTCGAGACCTTCGCCGACGAGGAGGAGGCGGTACGGCGCGCCAACGACGTCCCTCTCGGCCTGTCGGCATCGGTGTGGACCGAGAACGCCCGCCGCAGCCACGACATCGCCGCCCGCCTCGACTTCGGCACCGTCCGGGTCAACTCCCATCTGGTACGGGCCGGCGAAGTCCCCTGGGGCGGATTCAAGGGATCCGGCTACGGCCGGGACCTGTCGATCTACGCGCTGGACGACCACTCGCGCACCAAGCACGTGATGCACAACCACGGCCGCTGA
- a CDS encoding GntR family transcriptional regulator, with amino-acid sequence MQQMATEPRGEELSLAERAYRALRDRLVMLEIRPGAPINEDQLAQSLGVGRTPVREALKRLQYERLITTYPRRGTFATDVNITDLAHISEVRQELEPLAAARAARRATATDRATLTALRQELASADSRRPAAAELLHLDLRVHRAIYAATHNPYLDDTLVRYDNLATRIWCLFIDRLSDMAGHVGEHGPLIDAIVAGDPDAAAGLARSHVERFERAIRAAL; translated from the coding sequence ATGCAGCAGATGGCGACCGAGCCCAGGGGCGAGGAACTGTCCCTCGCCGAGCGCGCCTACCGCGCCCTCCGTGACCGGCTCGTCATGCTGGAGATCCGCCCGGGCGCGCCGATCAACGAGGATCAGCTGGCCCAGTCCCTCGGTGTGGGCCGGACGCCGGTCCGCGAGGCCCTCAAGCGGCTCCAGTACGAGCGCCTGATCACGACCTACCCCCGGCGCGGCACCTTCGCCACCGACGTGAACATCACCGACCTGGCCCATATCTCCGAGGTGCGCCAGGAGCTGGAGCCGCTGGCCGCCGCCCGGGCCGCGCGGCGCGCCACGGCCACGGACCGGGCGACCCTGACGGCCCTGCGGCAGGAGCTGGCGAGCGCGGACTCCCGCCGGCCCGCCGCCGCCGAGCTCCTGCACCTGGACCTTCGCGTCCATCGCGCCATCTACGCAGCCACGCACAACCCGTATCTGGACGACACCCTCGTCCGCTACGACAACCTGGCCACCCGCATCTGGTGCCTGTTCATCGACCGGCTGTCCGACATGGCCGGCCATGTCGGAGAACACGGACCGCTGATCGACGCCATCGTCGCCGGTGACCCCGACGCGGCGGCAGGACTCGCCCGCAGCCACGTCGAGCGCTTCGAGCGCGCCATTCGCGCCGCCCTCTGA